The Saccharopolyspora gloriosae genome window below encodes:
- a CDS encoding cobalt-precorrin-5B (C(1))-methyltransferase, with the protein MTGQEGPALRYGWTTGACATASTAAAYTALLTGTFPDPVEIVLPKGHRPAFALARERLDAGSAMAAIVKDAGDDPDVTHGALVSATVRRAEPGAGVVFRAGTGVGTVTKPGLPLPVGEPAINPVPRKLIREVVQRVAAEHGGTGDVVVEISVENGEELARHTWNPRLGILGGLSILGTTGVVVPYSCSAWIDSIRRGVDVARAEGLTHVAGCTGSTSEKLVERTYELAPEALLDMGDFAGAVLKYLRRNPVPRLTIAGGIGKLAKLADGHLDLHSKRSQVNFALLANIVGDAGGSAEFTHRVRNANTALEALTLCQEAGIPLGDLIATRARDFSLTTLQGAPIDVEILVINRAGDLVGHAPFEQR; encoded by the coding sequence ATGACTGGTCAGGAAGGCCCCGCGCTGCGCTACGGGTGGACCACGGGCGCGTGCGCGACGGCGTCCACCGCCGCCGCGTACACGGCGCTGCTGACCGGGACCTTCCCGGACCCGGTGGAGATCGTGCTGCCCAAGGGGCACCGGCCCGCGTTCGCCCTCGCCCGCGAACGCCTCGACGCCGGCTCGGCGATGGCGGCGATCGTGAAGGACGCCGGGGACGACCCGGACGTGACCCACGGCGCCCTGGTGTCGGCGACGGTGCGCCGCGCCGAGCCCGGAGCGGGCGTCGTGTTCCGCGCCGGAACCGGTGTCGGCACCGTGACGAAACCGGGCCTGCCGCTGCCCGTGGGCGAACCCGCCATCAACCCGGTGCCCCGCAAGCTGATCCGCGAGGTCGTGCAGCGGGTCGCCGCCGAGCACGGCGGCACCGGTGACGTGGTCGTGGAGATCTCCGTCGAGAACGGCGAGGAACTCGCCCGCCACACCTGGAACCCGCGGCTGGGCATCCTCGGCGGCCTGTCGATCCTGGGCACGACCGGGGTGGTGGTGCCGTACTCGTGCTCGGCGTGGATCGACAGCATCCGGCGCGGCGTGGACGTCGCGCGCGCCGAGGGCTTGACCCACGTCGCCGGATGCACCGGCAGCACCTCGGAGAAGCTGGTGGAGCGCACCTACGAGCTCGCGCCGGAAGCGCTGCTGGACATGGGTGATTTCGCCGGCGCGGTGCTGAAGTACCTGCGCCGCAACCCCGTGCCGCGGCTGACGATCGCGGGCGGCATCGGCAAGCTCGCCAAGCTCGCCGACGGGCACCTGGACCTGCACTCGAAGCGCTCCCAGGTGAACTTCGCCCTGCTGGCGAACATCGTCGGCGACGCGGGCGGCTCCGCGGAGTTCACCCACCGCGTCCGCAACGCCAACACCGCGTTGGAAGCGCTGACCCTGTGCCAGGAGGCGGGCATTCCGCTCGGCGACCTCATCGCCACCCGAGCCCGCGACTTCTCCCTCACCACGTTGCAGGGAGCCCCCATCGACGTGGAGATCCTGGTCATCAACCGAGCAGGAGACCTAGTCGGCCACGCCCCGTTCGAACAGCGCTGA
- the cobG gene encoding precorrin-3B synthase produces MPPRAEPDACPGALRVHEAADGGLARVRVPGGRLDARQVRALAAAAELGDGGWELTSRANLQVRGLAPHAVAEFAATLADAGLLPSPTHERVRNIIASPYTGCDDAGSLDVHAVATELDRRLCAAPALAELPGRFLFTVDDGRGDVAGLAADIGLAPADGSVAVLLSGADEGIRVATADAARAAVLAAEAFLAERRRQESASWRLAELTDGPRLIAARVIAEPGPAEDGAPIADTGAESADSTGSAPGTDGSAERAGTVPAAAGGSAERTERPISASGAAERAGSAPGVGEPAGGVGSSPATTCHSGPGRPVEPVATHADLGVLHRRDGRVSLALGAPLGRLNAEQVAALAALDRPLRLTPWRTLLLPGIPEHDATTLLSEMDGAGFVVDTAAPLAGVTACTGSPGCAKSLADVRSDAARAARPGALPVHWAGCSRRCGRPAGRGVEVLATEAGYEVGGEPAGELSAALEAARRAV; encoded by the coding sequence GTGCCGCCACGAGCCGAACCGGACGCGTGCCCCGGCGCGCTGCGGGTGCACGAGGCCGCCGACGGCGGCCTGGCCCGGGTCCGGGTGCCGGGCGGGCGGCTCGACGCGCGGCAGGTGCGGGCGCTGGCCGCCGCGGCGGAGCTCGGCGACGGCGGCTGGGAGCTGACCTCGCGGGCGAACCTCCAGGTCCGCGGGCTCGCGCCGCACGCCGTGGCGGAGTTCGCGGCGACGCTGGCCGACGCGGGCCTGCTGCCCTCGCCGACGCACGAGCGGGTGCGCAACATCATCGCCTCGCCCTACACCGGTTGCGACGACGCGGGGTCGCTGGACGTGCACGCGGTGGCGACCGAGCTCGACCGGCGGTTGTGCGCGGCGCCCGCGCTCGCGGAGCTGCCGGGGCGGTTCCTGTTCACCGTGGACGACGGGCGGGGCGACGTCGCCGGGCTCGCCGCCGACATCGGGCTCGCCCCGGCGGACGGTTCGGTCGCGGTGCTGCTGTCCGGTGCGGACGAAGGAATCCGGGTCGCGACCGCGGACGCGGCGCGCGCCGCGGTGCTCGCGGCGGAGGCGTTCCTCGCGGAACGGCGGCGGCAGGAGTCGGCGAGCTGGCGGCTCGCCGAACTCACCGACGGTCCCCGGCTGATCGCCGCGCGCGTCATCGCCGAACCGGGCCCGGCGGAGGACGGTGCGCCGATCGCCGACACCGGCGCGGAGTCCGCTGACAGCACCGGATCTGCTCCCGGCACGGACGGTTCCGCTGAGCGTGCCGGGACCGTTCCTGCCGCAGCCGGCGGATCGGCTGAACGCACCGAGCGGCCCATCAGCGCGAGCGGTGCCGCTGAACGCGCCGGTTCCGCCCCCGGCGTGGGGGAACCGGCCGGCGGCGTCGGGTCTTCTCCCGCAACGACGTGCCACTCCGGTCCGGGTCGTCCCGTCGAGCCCGTCGCCACCCACGCCGATCTCGGCGTCCTGCACCGCCGCGACGGCCGGGTGAGCCTCGCGCTGGGCGCCCCGCTGGGCAGGCTGAACGCCGAGCAGGTCGCGGCGCTGGCCGCCCTGGACCGCCCGCTGCGGCTCACGCCGTGGCGCACCCTGCTGCTGCCCGGAATCCCCGAGCACGACGCGACGACCCTGCTGTCCGAAATGGACGGAGCCGGTTTCGTGGTGGACACCGCCGCGCCGCTGGCCGGGGTCACCGCGTGCACCGGGAGCCCCGGCTGCGCCAAATCCCTCGCCGACGTGCGCTCCGACGCGGCGCGCGCCGCCCGGCCCGGCGCGTTGCCGGTGCACTGGGCGGGCTGCTCGCGCCGCTGCGGCCGACCGGCGGGACGAGGAGTGGAAGTGCTGGCCACCGAGGCCGGCTACGAGGTCGGCGGCGAACCCGCCGGCGAGTTATCCGCCGCGCTCGAAGCGGCACGGAGGGCAGTGTGA
- the cobN gene encoding cobaltochelatase subunit CobN: MILLLSTSDTDLLSARASGADFRLGNPARLGVDDLPPLLEGADLVIVRLLGGRRAWEEGLDALLAGPRPVVVLGGEQAPDAELMECSTVPGGVCAQAHAYLAQGGPENLTQLFNFLSDTVLLTGHGFEPPVETPKWGLLEREPRNTEGPKVAVLYYRAHHMAGNTAFAHALSDAIEDAGGRAMPVFCASLRAPEPGLLDTLRQADALIVTVLAAGGTKPATASAGGDDEAWDVGALADLDVPILQGLTLTSSREAWQDNDEGLSPLDMATQVAVPEFDGRLITVPFSFKENDSEGLPVYVADPERAARVAGIAVKHARLRYVEPKDKRLVLMLSAYPTKHSRIGNAVGLDTPASAVGLLQRLREAGYDIGPEDGPDALPGVAAQDGDALVHALIAAGGQDPDWLTEEQLSGNPVRIPAKRYADWFATLPDDLRESIEGHWGPPPGEQFVDRSHDPDGEIVLAALRAGNVVIMVQPPRGFGENPIAIYHDPDLPPSHHYLAAYRWLTDEFGAHAMVHLGKHGNLEWLPGKTAGMSASCAPDAALADLPLIYPFLVNDPGEGTQAKRRVHATLVDHLVPPMARAESYGDIAKLEQLLDEHAQISAMDPAKLPAIRSQIWTLMQAAKLDHDLGLDERPHEAEFDDMLLHVDGWLCEIKDAQIRDGLHVLGAAPKGEARVNLVLAMLRARQVWGGQSGALPGLREALGMLEDGSVARGTVDDVETSAHALVSGMEEHGWELGAVVEVCRSVLGDAPDDVVRVLEFAVAEVVPRLDATTDEMGATLHALEGGYVPAGPSGSPLRGLINVLPTGRNFYSVDPKAVPSRLAWETGHAIADSLIERYLADTGEYPRSVGLSVWGTSAMRTSGDDIAEVLALMGVRPTWDEASRRVNGLEVIPLDELGRPRVDVTVRISGFFRDAFPHVVTLLDDAVRKVAALDEPDEQNFVRAHAQADLAEHGDERRATTRIFGSKPGAYGAGLLPLMDSKNWRDDTDLAEVYAVWGGFAYGRGLEGTEARGDMESAYKRISVAAKNVDTREHDIADSDDYFQYHGGMIATVRALTGKAPAAYIGDSSRPDAIRTRSLTEETSRVFRARVVNPRWLEAMRRHGYKGAFELAATVDYLFGYDATTGVVGDWMYEKLAETYVLDEENQKFLTESNPWALHGITERLLEAANRNMWESPNPDTLAALHEVYLQAEGDLEDGPAKG; the protein is encoded by the coding sequence ATGATCCTGCTGCTGTCCACATCGGACACCGATCTGCTCAGCGCACGCGCCAGCGGTGCGGACTTCCGCCTCGGCAACCCGGCCCGGCTCGGCGTGGACGACCTGCCGCCGCTGCTGGAGGGCGCCGACCTGGTGATCGTGCGGCTGCTCGGCGGCCGCCGCGCCTGGGAGGAGGGCCTCGACGCGCTGCTCGCAGGCCCGCGCCCGGTGGTGGTGCTCGGCGGTGAGCAGGCCCCGGACGCGGAGCTGATGGAGTGCTCCACCGTTCCCGGCGGCGTGTGCGCGCAGGCCCACGCCTACCTCGCGCAGGGCGGCCCGGAGAACCTGACGCAGCTGTTCAACTTCCTGTCCGACACGGTCCTGCTCACCGGCCACGGCTTCGAGCCGCCGGTGGAGACGCCGAAGTGGGGCCTGCTGGAGCGCGAGCCGCGCAACACCGAGGGCCCGAAGGTGGCGGTGCTCTACTACCGGGCGCACCACATGGCGGGCAACACCGCGTTCGCGCACGCCCTCTCCGACGCCATCGAGGACGCGGGCGGCCGGGCGATGCCGGTGTTCTGCGCGTCGCTGCGCGCCCCGGAACCGGGCCTGCTGGACACGTTGCGCCAGGCCGACGCGCTGATCGTGACGGTGCTCGCGGCGGGCGGTACGAAGCCCGCGACGGCCTCGGCCGGTGGGGACGACGAAGCGTGGGACGTGGGCGCGCTCGCCGACCTGGACGTGCCGATCCTGCAGGGCTTGACGCTGACCTCCAGCCGCGAAGCGTGGCAGGACAACGACGAGGGCCTGTCCCCGCTGGACATGGCCACGCAGGTCGCGGTGCCCGAGTTCGACGGTCGGCTGATCACGGTGCCGTTCTCGTTCAAGGAGAACGACTCGGAGGGCCTGCCGGTGTACGTGGCGGACCCGGAGCGCGCGGCGCGCGTCGCGGGCATCGCCGTGAAGCACGCCCGGCTGCGGTACGTGGAGCCGAAGGACAAGCGCCTGGTGCTGATGCTCTCGGCGTACCCGACGAAGCACTCCCGCATCGGCAACGCGGTCGGCCTGGACACCCCGGCGAGCGCGGTGGGCCTGCTGCAGCGGCTGCGCGAAGCCGGTTACGACATCGGCCCGGAGGACGGTCCGGACGCGCTGCCCGGCGTGGCCGCGCAGGACGGCGACGCGCTGGTGCACGCGCTGATCGCCGCCGGTGGCCAGGACCCGGATTGGCTCACCGAGGAGCAGCTGTCCGGCAACCCGGTGCGCATCCCCGCGAAGCGCTACGCCGACTGGTTCGCGACGCTGCCCGACGACCTGCGCGAGAGCATCGAGGGTCACTGGGGCCCGCCGCCCGGCGAGCAGTTCGTGGACCGCTCGCACGACCCGGACGGCGAGATCGTGCTGGCCGCGCTGCGCGCCGGCAACGTGGTGATCATGGTGCAGCCGCCGCGCGGCTTCGGGGAGAACCCGATCGCGATCTACCACGACCCGGACCTGCCGCCGAGTCACCACTACCTGGCCGCCTACCGCTGGCTGACCGACGAGTTCGGCGCGCACGCCATGGTGCACCTGGGCAAGCACGGCAACCTGGAGTGGCTGCCCGGCAAGACGGCGGGCATGTCGGCGTCCTGCGCGCCGGACGCGGCGCTGGCGGACCTGCCGCTGATCTACCCGTTCCTGGTCAACGACCCCGGCGAGGGCACCCAGGCGAAGCGCCGGGTGCACGCGACGCTGGTGGACCACCTGGTGCCGCCGATGGCGCGGGCGGAGAGCTACGGCGACATCGCGAAGCTGGAGCAGCTGCTCGACGAGCACGCGCAGATCTCGGCGATGGACCCGGCGAAGCTGCCCGCGATCCGCAGCCAGATCTGGACGTTGATGCAGGCCGCGAAGCTGGACCACGACCTCGGGCTGGACGAGCGCCCGCACGAGGCCGAGTTCGACGACATGCTGCTGCACGTCGACGGCTGGCTCTGCGAGATCAAGGACGCGCAGATCCGCGACGGCCTGCACGTGCTGGGCGCCGCCCCGAAGGGCGAGGCGCGGGTGAACCTGGTGCTGGCGATGCTGCGCGCCCGGCAGGTGTGGGGCGGCCAGAGCGGCGCGCTGCCCGGCCTGCGCGAGGCGCTGGGCATGTTGGAGGACGGCAGCGTCGCGCGCGGCACCGTGGACGACGTGGAGACCTCCGCGCACGCCCTCGTCTCCGGCATGGAGGAGCACGGCTGGGAGCTCGGCGCCGTCGTCGAGGTGTGCCGTTCGGTGCTGGGCGACGCCCCGGACGACGTGGTGCGGGTGCTGGAGTTCGCGGTCGCGGAGGTGGTGCCGCGCCTGGACGCCACGACCGACGAGATGGGTGCGACGCTGCACGCCCTCGAAGGCGGCTACGTCCCCGCCGGGCCGAGCGGTTCCCCGCTGCGCGGCCTGATCAACGTGCTGCCGACGGGCCGCAACTTCTACTCGGTGGACCCGAAGGCGGTGCCGAGCAGGCTCGCCTGGGAGACGGGGCACGCCATCGCGGATTCGCTGATCGAGCGCTACCTCGCCGACACCGGCGAGTACCCGCGTTCGGTGGGCCTGTCGGTGTGGGGCACCTCGGCGATGCGCACCTCCGGTGACGACATCGCGGAAGTCCTTGCGCTGATGGGCGTGCGGCCCACGTGGGACGAGGCGTCGCGGCGCGTCAACGGCCTCGAAGTGATCCCGCTCGACGAGCTGGGGCGTCCGCGCGTGGACGTGACGGTGCGCATCAGCGGTTTCTTCCGCGACGCGTTCCCGCACGTGGTGACGCTGCTCGACGACGCGGTCCGCAAGGTCGCCGCGCTCGACGAGCCGGACGAGCAGAACTTCGTGCGCGCCCACGCCCAGGCGGATCTGGCCGAGCACGGCGACGAGCGCCGCGCCACGACGCGCATCTTCGGTTCGAAGCCCGGTGCCTACGGTGCCGGTCTGCTGCCGCTGATGGACAGCAAGAACTGGCGCGACGACACCGACCTGGCCGAGGTGTACGCGGTGTGGGGCGGTTTCGCCTACGGCCGCGGCCTGGAGGGCACGGAGGCGCGCGGCGACATGGAGTCCGCCTACAAGCGCATCTCGGTGGCGGCGAAGAACGTCGACACCCGCGAGCACGACATCGCCGATTCCGACGACTACTTCCAGTACCACGGCGGCATGATCGCCACGGTCCGCGCGCTGACCGGCAAGGCGCCGGCGGCCTACATCGGCGACAGCAGCCGCCCGGACGCCATCCGGACGCGGTCGCTGACCGAGGAGACCTCGCGAGTGTTCCGCGCCCGCGTGGTCAACCCGCGCTGGCTGGAGGCGATGCGCCGCCACGGCTACAAGGGCGCGTTCGAGCTGGCGGCCACGGTGGACTACCTGTTCGGCTACGACGCCACGACGGGCGTGGTGGGCGACTGGATGTACGAGAAGCTCGCCGAGACCTACGTGCTCGACGAGGAGAACCAGAAGTTCCTCACCGAGTCCAACCCGTGGGCGCTGCACGGCATCACCGAGCGGCTCCTGGAGGCGGCGAACCGGAACATGTGGGAGTCCCCGAACCCGGACACCCTCGCCGCCCTGCACGAGGTCTACCTCCAGGCCGAAGGCGACCTGGAGGACGGCCCGGCGAAGGGCTGA
- a CDS encoding DddA-like double-stranded DNA deaminase toxin, which produces MEEVDRRLTAVLGRLDEATEQITAAGMASAESRDALTHALAGASAPDALDAVRSQEMTVDQLAEVRATVRAVRKRVTAYLSRLGASPGPAAARTPEPTAVPKRSPNAVGVDGSEYPPEAAWAVPELPPRVREKGDHTVGKIKIGDRPIAGEFRSDQWDIWTQEARERITRLGIAAPEYLPYHVEMRATAMMIRAGVKSAEVVINHVPCGYQTKPTGCHQVLERFLPEGSQVTVSGTDRKGRPYRRTYHGKANR; this is translated from the coding sequence GTGGAAGAAGTCGACCGCAGGCTCACGGCAGTGCTCGGCAGGCTCGACGAGGCGACCGAGCAGATCACGGCCGCGGGCATGGCGTCGGCGGAGAGCCGCGACGCGCTCACGCACGCGCTTGCTGGTGCGTCCGCGCCGGATGCGCTCGACGCGGTCAGGTCGCAGGAGATGACAGTCGATCAGCTGGCCGAGGTGCGTGCCACCGTGCGGGCGGTCCGGAAGCGGGTCACCGCCTACCTGTCGCGGCTCGGTGCGAGTCCCGGCCCGGCCGCCGCTCGCACGCCGGAGCCCACGGCCGTGCCGAAGCGGTCGCCGAACGCCGTCGGCGTCGACGGCTCCGAGTACCCGCCGGAAGCAGCGTGGGCGGTGCCGGAGCTTCCGCCGCGAGTGCGGGAAAAGGGAGATCACACGGTCGGCAAGATCAAAATCGGTGATCGGCCGATAGCTGGTGAGTTCCGGTCAGATCAGTGGGACATCTGGACACAGGAGGCACGTGAGCGGATCACCCGGCTCGGCATCGCGGCGCCCGAATATCTGCCTTACCACGTCGAGATGCGTGCGACTGCGATGATGATTCGAGCCGGAGTGAAGTCTGCCGAGGTCGTGATCAATCATGTTCCGTGTGGCTATCAGACTAAGCCGACGGGTTGCCACCAGGTGTTGGAGCGGTTCCTTCCGGAAGGCTCGCAGGTGACGGTGTCCGGCACCGACCGCAAGGGGCGCCCCTACCGGCGCACGTATCACGGGAAGGCGAACCGATGA
- a CDS encoding cobalt-precorrin-6A reductase → MHSSDATGVRRILVLGGTGEARDLAARLGDDAGVHVISSLAGRVRDPKLPAGEVRVGGFGGADGLAAWLREHRIDAVVDATHPFARVITANAARACALAGTPLLVLRRPAWEAEPGWHLVGSLDEAAAALPGLGERIFLSTGRQGVGRFAHLDLRFLLRAVDPPDPPLPPHLTTLLARGPFTFDDEVALLREHRIDVLVTKNSGGPMTRAKLDAARELGVAVVVVQRPPEPRVPATTVEEALERLRHAG, encoded by the coding sequence ATGCACAGCAGCGACGCGACCGGGGTGCGGCGCATCCTGGTTCTCGGCGGTACCGGCGAGGCCCGCGACCTCGCCGCGCGGCTCGGCGACGACGCGGGCGTGCACGTGATCTCCTCGCTGGCGGGCCGGGTGCGCGATCCGAAGCTGCCCGCCGGGGAGGTCCGCGTCGGCGGGTTCGGCGGCGCCGACGGGCTCGCCGCGTGGCTGCGCGAGCACCGCATCGACGCGGTGGTCGACGCGACGCACCCGTTCGCGCGGGTGATCACCGCCAACGCCGCACGCGCCTGCGCGCTGGCGGGCACGCCGCTGCTGGTGCTGCGCCGTCCCGCGTGGGAAGCGGAACCGGGCTGGCACCTGGTGGGCTCGCTGGACGAGGCCGCCGCCGCGCTGCCGGGGCTCGGCGAGCGGATCTTCCTCAGCACCGGCCGCCAGGGCGTGGGCCGGTTCGCGCACCTGGACCTGCGGTTCCTGCTGCGCGCCGTCGACCCGCCGGACCCGCCGCTGCCGCCGCACCTCACGACGCTGCTGGCGCGCGGACCGTTCACCTTCGACGACGAGGTGGCGCTGCTGCGCGAGCACCGCATCGACGTGCTGGTCACGAAGAACAGCGGCGGCCCGATGACCCGCGCGAAGCTCGACGCGGCGCGGGAGCTCGGCGTCGCGGTGGTCGTGGTGCAGCGGCCACCCGAACCGCGGGTGCCCGCCACCACCGTCGAGGAAGCGCTGGAACGCCTGCGTCACGCCGGGTAG
- a CDS encoding Imm1 family immunity protein: MTLTIELEDETSLDTTDVRAALVAQQGDDRVIVYLTHDSGAELVVGFSGDRGVCLWQADGGTVSTGGTNGDVNVYGWAGIPFPPGAEIDATSVLDAAEEFAATGKRPTCLSWTSYHGAMPVVDTGINPETLEAMFGVSGEPDTDR; the protein is encoded by the coding sequence ATGACGCTCACGATCGAGCTCGAAGACGAAACCTCGCTTGACACGACAGATGTGCGTGCTGCGCTGGTCGCGCAGCAGGGCGACGATCGGGTGATCGTCTATCTCACGCATGACAGCGGTGCGGAACTCGTCGTCGGATTCAGTGGTGACCGGGGCGTGTGCCTGTGGCAAGCCGATGGTGGGACGGTGAGCACCGGCGGAACGAACGGCGATGTGAATGTGTACGGGTGGGCGGGGATCCCGTTTCCTCCCGGTGCGGAGATCGACGCGACGAGCGTGCTCGACGCGGCCGAGGAGTTCGCCGCGACCGGAAAGCGCCCGACGTGCCTGTCCTGGACGAGCTATCACGGCGCGATGCCGGTCGTGGACACCGGAATCAACCCGGAAACATTGGAAGCGATGTTCGGCGTGTCCGGCGAACCCGACACGGATCGGTAA
- a CDS encoding precorrin-2 C(20)-methyltransferase has translation MSSTVEQAGRLFGVGLGPGDPELVTVKAARLIGEADVIAYHSARHGRSIARSVAEPYLRAGQVEEPLVYPVTTETTNHPGGYQGAIDEFYAEAAERLAAHLAAGRTVALLCEGDPFFYGSYMHMHKRLVGRFDVAAIPGVTSVSGAAAMLGRPLAERDEVLTVLPGTLEPDKLAEHLASTDAAAVMKLGRTFDGVKEAFEKAGRLDEAYFVERATTERQRLLPLAEVDPASVPYFSLALLPSPVNSGSPLNLTDATGVPVSPATTEQSAPAAAREPGIGEVVVVGLGPAGPQWTTPEAHTAVAAADDLVGYGPYLDRLATNPRQRKHASDNRVEAERAEFALDLARRGSRVVVVSSGDPGVFAMASAVLEVATEERFTDVPVRVLPGLTAAQAVASRVGAPLGHDYCVLSLSDRLKPWEIIVERLEAAAKADLAMAIYNPASRSRTWQVGAARDALLKHRAPETPVIIGRDVGGPQESVRTVELGDLDPSDVDMRCLLVIGSSTTKAVGGAVFTPRRYPA, from the coding sequence GTGAGCAGCACCGTGGAGCAGGCAGGCAGGTTGTTCGGCGTCGGGCTCGGACCGGGAGATCCGGAGCTGGTGACGGTGAAGGCGGCGCGGCTGATCGGTGAGGCCGACGTGATCGCCTACCACAGCGCCCGGCACGGCCGCAGCATCGCGCGGTCCGTCGCCGAGCCGTACCTGCGGGCCGGTCAGGTCGAGGAACCGCTGGTCTACCCGGTGACGACGGAGACCACGAACCACCCCGGCGGCTACCAGGGCGCGATCGACGAGTTCTACGCCGAGGCCGCCGAACGCCTCGCCGCGCACCTCGCCGCCGGGCGCACCGTGGCGCTGCTGTGCGAGGGCGACCCGTTCTTCTACGGCTCCTACATGCACATGCACAAGCGCCTGGTGGGCCGGTTCGACGTGGCCGCGATCCCCGGCGTGACCTCCGTCAGCGGCGCCGCCGCGATGCTGGGGCGCCCGCTGGCGGAGCGCGACGAGGTGCTGACGGTGCTGCCGGGGACGCTGGAGCCGGACAAGCTCGCCGAGCACCTGGCCTCGACGGACGCGGCCGCGGTGATGAAGCTGGGCCGCACCTTCGACGGTGTGAAGGAGGCGTTCGAGAAGGCGGGACGGCTCGACGAGGCGTACTTCGTGGAGCGCGCCACCACGGAGCGCCAGCGGTTGCTGCCGCTGGCCGAGGTGGATCCGGCGTCGGTGCCGTACTTCTCGCTGGCGCTGCTGCCGAGCCCGGTGAACTCGGGCAGCCCGCTGAACCTGACGGACGCGACCGGCGTCCCGGTTTCCCCTGCCACGACTGAGCAATCCGCGCCCGCCGCGGCGCGCGAGCCCGGCATCGGCGAGGTCGTGGTCGTCGGCCTCGGCCCCGCGGGTCCGCAGTGGACGACCCCGGAGGCCCACACCGCCGTCGCCGCCGCCGACGACCTCGTCGGCTACGGCCCCTACCTGGACCGGCTCGCGACCAATCCGCGCCAGCGCAAGCACGCCTCGGACAACCGGGTCGAGGCCGAGCGCGCCGAGTTCGCGCTGGACCTGGCCCGGCGCGGTTCGCGGGTCGTGGTGGTGTCCTCCGGCGATCCGGGCGTGTTCGCGATGGCCAGCGCCGTGCTGGAGGTCGCGACCGAGGAGCGGTTCACCGACGTCCCGGTGCGGGTGCTGCCCGGCCTGACCGCCGCGCAGGCCGTGGCGAGCCGCGTCGGCGCTCCGCTGGGCCACGACTACTGCGTGCTGTCGTTGTCGGACCGGCTCAAGCCGTGGGAGATCATCGTCGAGCGCTTGGAGGCGGCGGCGAAGGCGGACCTGGCGATGGCGATCTACAACCCGGCGTCGCGCAGCCGGACCTGGCAGGTCGGCGCCGCCCGCGACGCGCTGCTCAAGCACCGCGCGCCGGAGACCCCGGTGATCATCGGGCGGGACGTGGGCGGGCCGCAGGAATCCGTGCGGACGGTGGAACTCGGCGACCTCGATCCGTCCGATGTGGACATGCGTTGCCTGCTGGTGATCGGCTCGTCGACGACCAAGGCGGTCGGTGGCGCGGTGTTCACCCCGCGCCGCTACCCGGCGTGA
- a CDS encoding excisionase family DNA-binding protein gives MTASLEQHTVLPPDESAHAVLQKLAGALNTERAQQAKLVSADGDELEMPDEIYEVLREVVAAMSSGLAVTIAPLHAMLTTQQAADLLNISRPTLVKLLESGRIPFEQRSSHRRLRLADVLEYERGSRQVQQTALDEMTRAAVEDGSADDDIGFMRTR, from the coding sequence GCTGCCTCCTGACGAATCCGCCCACGCGGTCCTCCAGAAGCTCGCGGGCGCTTTGAACACGGAGCGTGCCCAGCAAGCGAAGCTCGTGAGCGCGGACGGCGACGAGCTGGAGATGCCGGACGAGATCTACGAGGTGCTGCGCGAAGTGGTCGCCGCGATGTCCAGCGGCCTGGCCGTCACCATCGCCCCGCTGCACGCGATGCTGACCACCCAACAAGCCGCCGACCTGCTGAACATCTCCCGTCCGACCCTGGTCAAGCTGCTGGAATCAGGCCGGATCCCGTTCGAACAGCGCTCCAGCCACCGCCGCCTCCGGTTGGCGGACGTGCTGGAGTACGAGCGCGGCTCCCGGCAGGTGCAGCAGACCGCTCTGGACGAGATGACCCGAGCGGCCGTGGAGGACGGCAGTGCGGACGACGACATCGGGTTCATGCGCACTCGGTGA
- a CDS encoding precorrin-8X methylmutase, whose product MSTGRNPAGAEGTGGYEYIREGAEIYRRSFATIRAEAELDGMPPEVAGVAVRMIHACGMVDLVRDIAWSPNAVLAAREALRAGAPVFCDAAMVAAGVTRRRLPADNDILCTLGDPQVPQLAQELGTTRSAAAMELWRDRLDGAVVAVGNAPTSLFRLLEMVDAGAGKPAAVLGLPVGFIGAAESKQALADHPELEHLVVHGRRGGSAMAVAAINAIASEQE is encoded by the coding sequence GTGAGTACCGGACGCAATCCAGCCGGGGCCGAGGGCACCGGTGGCTACGAGTACATCCGGGAGGGCGCGGAGATCTACCGCCGCTCCTTCGCGACGATCCGCGCCGAAGCGGAACTCGACGGCATGCCACCGGAAGTCGCCGGAGTCGCCGTCCGCATGATCCACGCCTGCGGCATGGTCGACCTGGTGCGCGACATCGCCTGGTCGCCGAACGCGGTCCTGGCCGCCCGCGAAGCGCTGCGCGCCGGGGCGCCGGTGTTCTGCGACGCCGCGATGGTCGCCGCGGGCGTCACCCGGCGTCGCCTCCCGGCGGACAACGACATCCTCTGCACCCTCGGCGACCCGCAGGTGCCGCAGCTGGCGCAGGAGCTCGGCACGACGCGCAGCGCGGCGGCGATGGAGCTGTGGCGGGACCGGCTCGACGGCGCGGTGGTGGCCGTCGGCAACGCGCCCACCTCGCTGTTCCGGCTGCTGGAGATGGTCGACGCCGGAGCGGGCAAGCCCGCCGCCGTGCTCGGCCTGCCCGTCGGTTTCATCGGCGCAGCCGAGTCCAAGCAGGCACTGGCCGACCACCCGGAGCTGGAGCACCTCGTGGTGCACGGCCGCCGAGGTGGCAGCGCGATGGCGGTGGCCGCCATCAACGCGATCGCGAGCGAACAGGAGTGA